A window of Hordeum vulgare subsp. vulgare chromosome 5H, MorexV3_pseudomolecules_assembly, whole genome shotgun sequence genomic DNA:
CTATGCGAAGGTACAGAACCCTGGCAAACATCGAAGAAGAATTGGAGCAGGATCTTTTCCTTGCAGAAGGGGAGGAACCTGCAACACTTGCAGATGCCTAGTCTGAAGCGGGTTGGCGAGCGGCTATGGCCGAGGAGATGGCATCGATCAAGGAGAACGATACGTGGGAACTCTGCGATCTCCCGGCCGGCCACCGTCCCATCAGGCTTAAGTGGGTTTACAAGCTGAAGAAGAACCCGACAGAAGAAGTGGTACGGCACAAGGCGAGGTTCGTCGCCAAAGGGTACGCACAACGCGCAGGCATCGACTTCGACGAGGTTTTCGCACCGGTGGCGCGCCTGGATTCCGTGCGCGTTCTCCTCGCCGTAGCAGCATACCACAGCTGGGAGGTGCACCACCTTGACGTGAAGAGCGCGTTCTTGAACGGCGACTTGACGGAGGTGGTGTACATCTCCCAGCCCCCCGGCTTCGTCGTCAGCGGCGAGGAGGGCAAGGTGATGCGCTTGAAGAAGGCGCTCTACGGTCTTCGTCAGGCACCGCGGGCATGGAACTCTAAGCTCGACTACACCCTTCGAGCACTAGGGTTTACTCGATGCCCCTCTGGACACGCTGTGTACACTCGCGGAGAAGCAGGCTCTCGTTTGCTGCTGGGAGTATACGTCGACGACTTGATCGTCACCGGCGGCAGTACATTGGAGATCGCCAAGTTCAAGCAAGAAATGACGGACATGTTCAAGATGAGCGACCTGGGCCTCCTCTCCTACTACCTCGGCATCGAGGTGACCCAGCAGAGCGTCAAGATCACGCTCTACCAAACTGCATATGCTGCCAAGCTGCTGGAGAAAGCAGGCATGGCGGACTATGCTACAGCACAGGTGCCCATGGAGCCGCGCCTGAAGCTTAGCAAGACGAGCTCAAACCCGCCGGTGGAAGTGACTCTCTATCGCTCCATCGTCGGCAGTCTTCGCTACCTAGTGCACAGCAGGCCGGACATCGCCTTTGTTGTGGGGTATGTGAGCCGCTTCATGGAGAAGCCCACGACAGAGCATCTGAGCGTTGTCAAATACCTcctccgctacattgctggcaccaAGAACTACGGGTACGTAATCCATAGCAGTAGCAAGCAGCTCGAGCTCGTGGGTTACAGCGACTCGGATCATGCTGGTGACCTAGATGATTGCAAGAGCACGACGGGCAGTCTCTTCCTCATCAACGGCTGCCCGGTGACCTGGCAGTCTGCGAAGCAGCATGCAGTAGCTCTATCGTCGTGCGAGGCCGAGTAGATGGCCGCCTCTGCCATGGCATGCCAGGCTGCCTGGCTCCGGCGCCTCATAGGGGAGCTGCTGAACAAGCAGGAGGAGATGGTgaagatctacatcgacaaccagagcGCTATCCAGCTGATCAAGAACCCAGTCTTTCATGAGCGCAACAAACACATCGATACGCGCTTCCACTACATCAGGAGGTGCGTCAAGGACGGCAAGATCGCCGTCGAGCACATCGGCACCACCAATCAACTCGCCGACATTCTCACCAAGTCTCTTGGAAGAATTTAGTTCCAGGACCTGCGTGCGAGGATCGGCATCACCAACATCACCAAGGACTAAAACTTAGGGGGAGATTTGTTGAATCAAGTTTCAGGTTCAGGTTCAGACCCGTCAGGGTTTTAGGTGTCGATAAAATTCAGTTTCGTCAGAGTCTTTCTTCGGTTGTTTTAGTCTGACGATGGCGCGATCTGTGCGTCCGCGTCCCGAGTCCTTAGGAGAGCCGTGCGCTCGATCCaagtcgtgggatggcacgacttAGTAGGGTCGTGGCGATAGCCGCGACACGTTAGTTTTCCTAGCTGAATAAAAGGAATAGAAGCGCAGAAAAGCGACAAGTTGAacgctgcacaaaaaacaaccggTGTTCATCCTGTTTCATCTTCCTATCTCTCGAGCCGATCCTACCTTAGTTTGATCGCGAGTTAGTAGGGGTATAGCTGACAGTCGATCCCGTCTTCATGGATCACGGCCTAAAAATAGTTGTATGGAACGTGCGTGGCATTAACGTGTGTGTCCGCCGTCATGCCATCCGGTCATTGTCAGATACCACCGGGGCCTCCATTGTATGCTTGCAAGAAACAAAAATGGAGTTGATCTACTCGACTGTCGTCCTCGACGCACTCGGTCCGGAGTTCGATGACTATGCGTACTTACTGGCCCATGGCATGCGAGGCGGCATCCTGCTGGCATGGAGGAGCAGGGTCGTGTCTATCACGGACCCAATGCTCACCACCAATGCGCACGCTGCGAAGGTTTCCACGGCCACCGGGACGTCATGGTCGCTTACGGTGGTCTACGGACCACAAGACGACGCCGACAAAGTCGCATTCTTCCAGGAGCTTCGTGAGATCAAGGCAGTCTGTCCGGAGCCTTGTCTGGTTTGTGGCGATTTCAACCTCATTCTCCGTGATGAGgaaaagaacaacgacaacgtcaacagatgcatgatgggaAAATTCCGTCGCCTCACCAACGACCTCGCGCTTAAGGAGATATATCTCAATGGACGGTGTTACACGTGGTCGAACGAGCAATCCCCGTCGACTGTGGTACACCTTGATCATGTGCTATGCACCTCGGATTGGGAAGACAAGTATTGTGGATGCCACCGTCGGTGCCTCGCATTTGTCGTGTCGGACCACTCCCCGTTGTTGCTCGACTGTTTGCCCATGCCCAATGCGCATAGACGATTCCACTTTGAGGAGTTCTGGCTTCGGATGGATGGGTTCCATGATACGGAGACCACGGCCTGGAGTTCCACTTACCACGTCGATCCCTTCCATCGTCTCATGCTACGGCTCAAGGCGACAACTCCAAATCCACGGGCAACGTCAAGGCCAAGTTCGTGATCTCACGCGAACTCATCTCGCGCTTCAACAAGGCCCAGGAATCGCGAAACCTGTCGCCCCCGGAGGATTGGGGGCGCAAGCAGCTCAAGGTATCTTACCTTGGGCTCGCGTCCTTGGAGCGCACGATTGCCCGCTAACCCTCCCGCATAGCCAACCTCAAGGTCGGAGACGCCAACACGGGCTCCTTCCACCGACAATGCTCGTTTCGTTGGCAGAAGAATCATATCTTCAGCCAGACCATGGACGACAGTGTGCTCACGGACCATACCGAGATGGCGCACGCGGCCTTCTCGCACTACGACGCCCTACTGGGCACTTCCACCAACTGGGCGCACTCTCTCGACCTGCCACACCTCATTGAGCCAACCGACCTCGCCGACCTCGACAAACCGTTCAGTGCTGAGGAGATCTGAAAGGATGTCAAGCACCTCCCTGCGCACAAGGCGCCTGGACCACACGGGTTCACAGCCGAATTCCTTCGCGCGTGCTGGGGCATTGTCAGACAGGACTTCATCGATGTGTTCCAATAGTTGTTTGAATTACGTGGAAGGGGATTCTACAAGCTCAACCAAGTGTTGCTAACTTTGCTTCCAAAGCATGGCGCTGCCAATGGTCCGCGAGACTACATGCTGATTTGCCTCATTCACATTGTGGCAAAAATCTTCACCAAAATGCTCTCGCTTCGCCTTGGCGCCAAGTTGGACCGCCTGGTCAGCCGCAACCAAAATGTCTTCATTGTAGGATGGAGCTTGCACGACAGTACATCCTCGTCAAGCAGTCGCTCAAGATGCTGCATCAACTCGGAGATCCGAGGGTCATGCTTAAGCTCGACCTCACACGTGCCTTTGATTCCCTATCTTGGCTATTCCTCTTCGAGGTTTGCGTCAATACGGACTTGGGAACCGCCTCCTGGAGTGGATCGCCATCCTCTTATCATCCTCCAACACACGAATCATGATGAACGGCGATCCGGGACCGCCCATTTGGCACCGACAGGGACTCCGCCAGGGTGACTCCATGTCCTCGTAGCTGTTCGTGCTTGTCGTTGATACGCTTGGTCGGCTCCTCCGACGCCCCACAGCTCGGGCATGCTACAGTCGTTGCATCCACGGCGACACATCCCGGCAATCTCACTATACGCCGACGATGTCATGATCTTCTCCATGCCACAACCTGCGACGTCACAACGGTCAAAGAGATCCTCACTTGTTTGGCAGGGCCTCCGGCCTCGGGGTGAACTTCGCCAAGAGCTCCGCCATCGTCTTGCACGGCGACCAAACGGCCACAGAGACGATGGCGCACCTCGGTTGCTAGGTGGTGACAATGCCTATCACCTACCTCAGCATCCCCTGTCTACACGTCGCCCGTCGGCCGCCTAGCTGCAGGCCATGGTCGACTCTGTTGCTGCGCGGCTCCCAACTTGGAAGGCATGGCTGATGTCAAAAACCAGGCGCCTGGCCCTAGTAAAATCTGTCCTAAGCGCCATCCTGGTGCACCAGCTACTTGCATTCGCACCCCAAAAAGACCCTCAAGcatcttgagaagattcaacGTGGATTCCTCTCGGCCGGGCTCGCTGCTGCCAACGGTGGGCATTGCCACGTGAACTAGAACCACATCTTGTGCCCCATCGAGCTTGGGGGCCTGGGCGTACGCGATCTCGAACGCGCTAGACTCGCACCGCGGCTTCACTGGTTATGGTTCTCAAGAACAGATCCCGAGCGTGCATGGCAAGGACTTGACCTCCAGTTCTCGCATGTGGAGCATGCGCTGTTTTGGGCATCCTCCTACATGGTCGTCGGGAACGGCACGACCACCCTGCTCTGGGAGGACCGGTGGATCAACGGCCGACCCGTCCGCGAGCTCATGCATCACCTGTATGACTGCATACCCAAGCGCCGACGCACGACCAGATCTGTAGCGGATGGATACAACGGCAACTGCTGGGCACGCGACATCCACGACACATTAGGCATGCGCGAGATCGGTCAGTATCTGCAGCTGTGGCAGATCATGCAACACATCGAGTTCACGGCTGGCCCAAACCAGTTGATATGAAAGTGGACAGCGAGCGGCATCTACTCGGCGAAGTCATGCTAATTGGCCACATTCCATGGATCTATGGCTTGCTACTCCTCGAAGCTCATATGGAAAAGTTGGGTGCTGCCGAGGGTCAAATTCTTTCATTGGTTGGCCAACCAGGATCACTGCTGGACTGCCGAGAGGTCGGCCCGCCATGGACTGCAGCATCATCCTCGATGCCTCCTATGCGATCAAGAGCCGAAAACCTTACGACACCTGCTGCTGGAATGCCCATTCGCCCGCGAGGCATGACATGAGACCCTGGCCTGGCTTCGCATCCCAACGCCTATATATACCCGGCCGTGAGCCCTCACTCATAGACTGGTGGATGCATGCCAAGGAGAACACGCCTCCCAACGCCTATATATACCCGGCCGTGAGCCCTCACTCATAGACTGGTGGATGCATGCCAAGGAGAACACGCCACGGATCCTTCACAAAGCCCTGAAATCAGCTATGTTGCTTGTGCCCTGGATGGTTTGGAAGTCAGCTGTGTTGCTTGTGCCCTGGATGGTTTGGAAGCACAGAAACAGTTGCGTCTTCGATAATGCAACACCATCCATGTATACGCTTCTAGATAGGATCAAGGACGAGGCCCATTCTTGGATGGCCACCGGGGCACCTGGCCTCCGCCTGGTGATTCCACAAACCTGGGATGTGCACTTCGTAATGTAATTCATGTCCTAGGATGATTGTACCCGAACTCCTCCTTTTCAATGAAAAGAAACACAAATGCTTTTTGCATTTTCTCGAAAAAATACATTCAAAGggaacaaagcatattcatgtatcACGACCTCATATTTGCACGTAATCTAGCGTCAGGAGAGTGATATTCCGAGTGGCTTTGAAAATATCGATCTAAATCGCGATAAACTTCTCTCTGAACAAAATGATGGTTAAGTTGCCTATCAGATCAGAAGTTCCAAAGTTGGTCAACTcccgcaaaatatggatggtgatcAGGTTCTAGAGAATATGTACATCTTTTGTAAGCTTCTTCATACTAGTATATACGGCGATTACCCGCAACCCTATTACAGATGAAACTTCATCTGATATGAGTGAAACTAAACATTCCAGTGTGTACGGTCTTGGCTGCAGGTTTCGGTGCTTCAGAAGTTCCAAACACATTCCAGAACCTTAGAGTCTCATCTGCTGCAACAGAGGCTACCGTGGAGCCATCAGGGCTCTGCAACAAACATAGAAGTATCAAGAAATCATGTCTATCAACAGCATAAACAAGCAATCATCACTATCCTATATACGGTGTCACCAGAGAGAGAAATAAATACCTGTGCCAAGCAGAGGACACGTGAAGTGTGGCCTTCGAGTTCGGCCAATTTAACCATTGATGGGTACTTCCATAATGTGAGTGGTTTCTGTACAAACCCGCAGGCACTCAGTAGCTCCTTTTCATTCTTATTCCAGAGCAGTGCGCATACCTGGGCCCCAGTATCAACAGAATTCAGACATAAACCAGTGTGTGTGTTCCAGAATTTGATGCATCGATCATTTCCACCACCACCAGAGGCAAGTAGATTGCTCTGGAATGGACACCAGGCAAGAGCCTTCACTGCAGCCAAGTGGTCACTAAACCTATGAAGCCATCTGTTGTAACCCAGAGATGGATTAGAAGACGCCATCGATGCATCCCATATGTGCACCAGATTGTCGTTTCCACCACTCGCCAATTGCTGCAAAGATCCTGACCATCTCAACCCGCATACCTCTGCTTCATGCCCTCGGTATGTCTGAACCATATGGGATCTCATTCGGACATCGTTGTTCACGATCTTGCCATCCATTCCACCGCTTGTCAGGATGCTACTGTTCCAAGCTAGTGAACCAACCCTTGATTCATGGACACCTCGGAGTGTTCTCAGCTGCAAAATTTATGAGATGTATATATTTGTATCAACATGAGCTGTTATGTTTTTTTCTTTCGAAATGGAAGCTGTTATCTATGCAATTAGAACATACAAATAATTGTAACCGTAAAGGTATCAGTATGAGCCGCTATATTTACACTACAGTACAAGCGTCAAGATAACTAACCATGCGATTAGAGCTTGTATCCCAGAGCTGGATGTCAGAAGAGTTAAGGCCAACGGCAATATGCTGCCCCTCACAAGCCCAGCTGACACTAGTGATGGGACCATAGTCATCGTCAACAGTCACAAGCTCAGAAGTAGAGCTATCAGATGCATTCCACAAGTACAAGGTATTCTCAAGAGCAACGGATACCACATTTTTGCTTCCCCAGTCTAGCACGTTAAGATAGTAATCATCAACCACTCCAGGGGCATCTAACGTCCTCTCAGCAAACTGGAAAAACAAAGTAGTCCAAGCATGATGTAACTAAAAGAATAATCCAATCTGAAGAACCAGAAGATCGACAAACAGCAAAGCAATTGACATACCTGGGGAATCTTTCGGCGCTGTTTAGTAGGCTTGGTCTGACTGGAAGTCGGAGTTTCAAATAAAATCTGTGGTCGCATCCCTTCAGGTTCTGGTGGCTTGTTCCTGAAGGCAAGAATCCTGGTTCTGCTGCCCAGGAGTTTCTCAGCAAGAAGCCTCCTGTATGCTTCTTTAGACGGTGATACCACGGCTTCATTTTCCTTGTCCTTCTTAGGTTCCGTGAGGAGGTAATATGCCATGTCCATGTCCATTGCTGACCTATCTGGTATGAATCTGTCACCCTGCGATTATAGAAGACCCATAAACATATCAGGCATGTTTATTTCCTTAAATATTTATTTGTAAATTCAGAGAAGTTAATCACAAAGCTAAGGGCTATTACACCATCTTTATTGCAGTTATGTGCTTGCTGGAAGTTGGTACATAAAAGCGTCGTAGTTTAATTTATGATCCAAGGAAACAAGTAGTTCTGTGCATGGCATGATACTATCGGAGTTTTCACAGAACATCATGCATAGTTATTTCATGGTATATGCAACTATCAATGTATGCAGAAAATCTATCAAATAGAAATAACAGCAGTGTAAAAATAACAAACAATCCATCCATGTTTAAAATGAAGGGCACACGATATAGCAATAAATGCAGTAAATTCAGAGAATCAGCATAGAGAATGTAAATTTCTGAGCTACCAAAACCAAGCTGCAGACTGTGCGGATAATTCCTTTGCAACTGTATGTACTGAATGAGGCCAGGGCACTGTTCTTATTCGATAGATCAAGTGCTGAAAACAGGACCGCTATGTGTAATGACCTGAGACACACTTCTTATACAAATTCAGTAGTATTGCTGATAATACTAATAACAGTGAGACCTAGAAGGAAATATTCATTTTAAAGCCATACAAGTGTGGACATCTTCAGAAATATTTATGAAACACCAAATGGGGCTAGGAACAAATCAAGAAATCATGACGACCTTTTAAAACAAAATCACAATGTCTTGTGATACACGCTAGCTATTTGTCCAGGGAAATATGAGTACATCAACATGCAGGTTATGAATGATCATTCCTTAGCAAacaaatgtactccctccgtaaagaaatataagagcgtctaGATCACTACttgagtgatctaaacgctcttatattgctttacagagggagtaccgaACTAGCCATCTAGGGTTTCTTCAAATAAACGCTAGTTTGCGTAGTGCCCTGTGATCCATTGATCATACAATTTCAATAGGTAGGTTGTTGTTGATAACAGGTGTTAATAATGAGATCTCGAAAGGAATATTGCAGTTCATAGCCGGTCCGGTTTATAAACCATGAATTTACGAAATACCAAATGGGGCTAACAAAATCTATGCAACAAATCAAGAAATCACCTTGAGCTTTAAAAATGTGAAATCACAGTGTTCTGTGTTTCAACAAGTAGTCCTTTCAAACAAAAGCACTGAGCAGGAACTGTATAAACACAGATAGTTTGGCTCAGAAGGACGAATCATACTTTAGTTCTTACAGGATGCAGCCCTAGTAAGACGATATGTTTATTCAATTAGCACAATTTCCTGACAACATTTCGTCAATGTTACCAATCAACACCAACCCATAGCAAAAGGGGAAAAGGTCTTTCCTTGAATTCAGAACTGCTAACTCATCAATAGCAGGGATGCGATCAAACATTTCCTGAAATATTATTACTATTAAAGCAAGACAGCCTAGGATTAGCCACTAATCAAACAGTTTCCTCTAGCAACATCAAGAACCACCAAATAACCAAGAACTGGAATACGGGGTCATATTTCTTTCAGAAATTACCAACCCTAAGCGTGGCAAGGCAGAACGGAAGCACAGGCTCCTTTCAAGAATTAGCGAGCGCACAGCAACCATCAAGGAATTCAAGAAACGAAGGAACCAAGAACCGAGGAGGGCAGAAACCAAGAAAATGGGGTCTCCGCGGCAACTCACGTAGCATTTGGTGGACGGGTTCTTGGAGTTGGTGCAGAGGGACGGCATGTACGGCGTCCTCGCGCCGGCCATCTCCAGGGACGTCGACGGACGCAGCCCGGGCCGGCGGCGCTTCGGCGGCCGGGACGAACTGGAGCCCGCCGCCTCCATGGGCGAGGGACAGCGAGGAATCCCCCCTCCCGAAGGATCAGACAACCAGCAGCGCGGCGAGACAGCGAGATGCAAGAACCGATTGAGGGAAATCGGGAGGTTCGAGCGTGCCGGGGTACGGAGGCGATGGATGTGAGTTGCGAGGAGGCACGGAGGATTTCGCCGCCGGAGGTTTCGGGGGGATTTGGGGTGTTCGACGTTGGACGGAATTCCCCCTTTTTCTGACGGAAACGCACGACAGATTTGGTTGGGGGTATTTTAGGAATAGAAGCTTTGCGTGTCCCTCACTCCGGGAGTCTGGGTTGAAGAGGACGCTACGGCTAGTAACTCGCAGTGCTAGTACTAGGCTATTAGAGCGATTTTAACGTGGCGAGCCGAACGTGTGTTTTGTCCGTTATTTATTTGTTTGTCCTTTTCATGTTTGAGTGTGTTTTTACGTTTGAGTCAACCGTGTTTCTCACGTGCGGACGTATTTTTGTTTTTACAGCCGGCTTCTGTCTATTTTCTAAGCATTTTTTGAAAACATATGAAAATAGTGGCATGTTTCACataattcaaacaaaataaaaatatcttATAGTTCCATAAATAAATTAAGCGTTTCATAGTTTACaagccaaataaaaaaataaattgtCTCAAATATATTTAAAGAAAAGATAGCCGATACATTCATTGATTGCCAACGTGAAGCGCTAGGTCGGAAGGTCCGGGGCCCGAAGGTTCCAGGCCAGTTTGCACGGCTAGAAACGCCTTGATGCGTTGAGGACGGAAGTTCTCGGGACCCGGAAGTTCCGGGGTGGTCCGAGAGCTTCCCTTGACTCTTGCTTTCTCTTCTTC
This region includes:
- the LOC123395450 gene encoding cell division cycle 20.2, cofactor of APC complex-like, with the protein product MEAAGSSSSRPPKRRRPGLRPSTSLEMAGARTPYMPSLCTNSKNPSTKCYGDRFIPDRSAMDMDMAYYLLTEPKKDKENEAVVSPSKEAYRRLLAEKLLGSRTRILAFRNKPPEPEGMRPQILFETPTSSQTKPTKQRRKIPQFAERTLDAPGVVDDYYLNVLDWGSKNVVSVALENTLYLWNASDSSTSELVTVDDDYGPITSVSWACEGQHIAVGLNSSDIQLWDTSSNRMLRTLRGVHESRVGSLAWNSSILTSGGMDGKIVNNDVRMRSHMVQTYRGHEAEVCGLRWSGSLQQLASGGNDNLVHIWDASMASSNPSLGYNRWLHRFSDHLAAVKALAWCPFQSNLLASGGGGNDRCIKFWNTHTGLCLNSVDTGAQVCALLWNKNEKELLSACGFVQKPLTLWKYPSMVKLAELEGHTSRVLCLAQSPDGSTVASVAADETLRFWNVFGTSEAPKPAAKTVHTGMFSFTHIR